One stretch of Candidatus Zixiibacteriota bacterium DNA includes these proteins:
- a CDS encoding DUF58 domain-containing protein yields the protein MDTGEILKKVRRIEIRTRRIVNDLISGEYHSSFKGQGMEFDEVREYMPGDDVRRIDWNVTARYGTPFIKKFAEERELTVIILMDVSGSKRFGTVDYYKSELAAELTALLAFAAIKNNDKVGMISFSDRIEKFIPPKKGRRNVLRLIREVLYSEPQSRGTDIGAALEYFNRVIKRRAVLFVISDFIGDDFRKPLMIASRKHDAIAINITDPRELRMPESGLMFLEDAETGKRMWVDTSSSATRGAFAEDARIRQESVAALFRQHKIDYVSLSTEGSYIEALTRFFKLRELKRHH from the coding sequence ATTGACACAGGAGAAATCCTCAAGAAGGTCCGTCGTATAGAAATCCGAACACGGCGGATTGTGAACGACCTGATATCCGGTGAATACCATTCCAGTTTCAAAGGTCAGGGGATGGAATTCGACGAAGTGCGGGAATACATGCCGGGTGATGACGTTCGCAGGATAGACTGGAATGTTACTGCGCGGTACGGAACGCCGTTCATAAAGAAATTTGCCGAAGAGCGCGAACTGACTGTCATCATCCTCATGGATGTTTCCGGTTCCAAGCGATTCGGAACGGTTGACTACTATAAGTCTGAATTAGCTGCCGAGCTGACAGCACTCCTCGCATTTGCTGCGATCAAGAACAATGACAAAGTCGGGATGATCTCATTTTCAGATCGAATCGAGAAATTCATTCCGCCCAAGAAAGGTCGAAGGAATGTCCTGAGGTTGATCCGCGAGGTACTCTATTCTGAGCCACAGAGTCGCGGGACGGATATCGGCGCTGCGCTGGAGTATTTCAACCGCGTGATCAAACGAAGAGCGGTTCTCTTCGTCATTTCAGATTTCATCGGTGACGACTTCCGCAAGCCGCTGATGATCGCGAGTCGGAAACACGATGCCATCGCTATCAATATCACCGACCCGCGCGAACTGAGAATGCCGGAATCAGGTCTGATGTTTCTTGAGGATGCAGAGACCGGCAAGAGGATGTGGGTAGACACATCGAGTTCCGCTACGCGAGGAGCCTTTGCGGAAGATGCTCGTATCAGGCAGGAGAGTGTGGCCGCGTTGTTCCGCCAACATAAGATCGATTATGTATCGCTATCAACTGAAGGCAGTTACATCGAAGCGTTAACAAGATTCTTTAAGCTTAGAGAATTGAAACGACACCATTGA